The sequence below is a genomic window from Bacillota bacterium.
GGGTGTAGGCCCCCATCTCCAGGTTCTCAGCCACCGTCAGGTTGGCGAAGATCTTTCGCCCTTCCGGGACATGGCCGATGCCCAGTCGGACGATGGTGTGGGCGGTCGTCCGGGTGATCTCCTGCCCGTGGTAGACGACCTTGCCGCTGCGCGCCCGGACCAGCCCGGAGATGGCCCTCAGGCTGGTCGACTTGCCGGCGCCGTTGGCCCCGATGAGGGTGACGATCTCGCCCTCCTGGACCTCGAAGGACACCCCGTGGAGGGCCAGGATGTTGCCATAGGCGACGTTGAGGTCTTTCACCTCGAGGATCAAGCGACAGCCCTCCCCAGGTAGGCCTCGAGGACCTTGGGATTGTCCTGGACCTCGGCCGGCGTGCCCCCGGCGATGATCTGGCCGAAGTCCATGACGACGATCCGCTCGCAGAGGTTCATCACCAGGCCCATCTGGTGCTCGATGAGCAGGACGGTCAAGCTGAACTGGGTCTTGACCGAGCGGATCAGCTCAACCAGGGCGGTGACCTCGGCCGGGTTCATCCCGGCCGCCGGCTCGTCGAGGAGGAGCAGCTTCGGGTCGGTCGCCAGGGCCCGGGCGATCTCGAGGCGGCGTTGCTGCCCGTAAGGCAGCGAGCCGGCCACCTCGTACTGCTTGTCGGCCAGGCCCAGGAGGCCCAGGATGTCACGGGACCTCGCCGTCAGGGCGGCCTCCGAACGCCCGAATACCGGGAGGTGGAGGGCTGCTCCGAAGAGGTCATACCCCAGGTGGTTGCAGAAGGACACCCGGACGTTGTCGAGGACGGTGATGTCCTTGAACAGGCGGATGTTCTGGAAGGTCCGGGCGATCCCCCGCCGGCAGACCTGGAAGGGCTTGAGGCCGACCAGGCTCTGACCCTGGAAGGCCGCGCCGCCCGAGGAGGGCGGGATCATCTGGGTCACCAGGTTGAAGACCGTCGTCTTACCGGCCCCGTTTGGGCCGATCAGGCCAACCAGTTCACCCTGGTCCATGCTCAGGTTGAAATTGGCCACGGCCCGCAGGCCGCCGAAGTTCTTGTTCAGGTCCTTGATCTCAAGCACCGGCATCGGGCATGCCCCCCTTCATCGAGCCGTCCGCGCCCGGCTCGGCCGGTCGACCGGCTGACCTCGCCCCAGGCACGTGCCGCGGGATGAGGGCCTGCCACTCGAGACCGCTGAGCAAGCCCTTCGGCCTCAGGATGATCACCAGGATCAGGGCCAGGGCATAGAGGACGCCTCGGAAGTCGATGAAGCTCTGGCCGAGGACGGCCCGCAGGACCTCGAGGAGGAAGACCCAGGAGATGCCGGTGACGACCGTTCCGCTCAGGCTGCCCAGCCCGCCGGCGACGACGATGATCAGGAAGTCGAAGGACTTCAGGAAGTCGAAGGACGACGGGTGGACGATCGGGTAGCGGTGGGCGTAGAGCCCGCCGGCCAGCCCGGCCAGGGCGCACCCGAGGACGAAGGCCAGGGTCTTGACCCGGGTCGTGTCGACCCCCATGGCGTCGGCGGCGATCTCATCGTCGCGGACGGCCATCCAGGCCCGTCCGAAGGACGACAGCCGCAGGTTGCGCACCAGCAGGACGACCAGTAACAGGACGATGAAGACGGCCGGGAACTTGGCGATCTGGGGGACCCCGGTCATCCCGGTCGCCCCGTTGGTGGCCGGGATCCACTTGTTCGAGTAGTCCATGAGGACCTTGACGATGATTCCGAAGCCCATCGTAGCGATGCCCAGGTAGTCGGAGCGGAGGCGGAGGATCGGCCTGCCGATCAGGAAGGCGACCATCCCGGCGAAAGCCGCCGCGGCCACCAGGCCGAGGAGGAAGACCCCGTAGTTGCCGTGGCCGTAGAGCTTGCTGATCAGCCCGGCGGCGTAGGCCCCGAGGCCGTAAAAGGCCGCGTGGCCGAGGGAGAACTGGCCGCAGAAGCCGTAGATGATCGACAGGCCGATGGACGCGATGGTGATGATCATCGCCTGGTCCAGGATTAGCTGCCAGTAAGCGTTGACGATCTCGGTGATCCCCAGGACCTCGCGGAGAGCGAAGAAGACGGCCGCGGCAGCCAGGACGAAGGGAAGGCCGCCGGTGAACTTCTGTTTCACGACTGCCTCACCCCCTAGACCTTCTCCGGTCCCGCCTTGCCGAGCAACCCGGAGGGCTTGATCAGCAAGACCAGGATCAGGATACTGAATGAGAAGACGTCACGCAACCGCGAGGACAGGTAGGCCGCCGAGAGCACGTCGACCTCGCCCATGATCAGCGAGCCGAGCATGGCCCCGGGGATGTTCCCGATGCCCCCCAGGACGGCCGCGGTGAAGGCCTTCAGGCCGGGCATGATCCCCATGAACGGGTTGATCTGGGGATAGGCGGCCGAGTAGAGGACCCCACCGGCCGCCGCCAGGGCCGAGCCGAGGGCGAAGGTATAAGAGATGATGGCGTCGACGTTAATGCCCATCAGACGGGCGGCGTCGTGGTCGAAGGAGACGGCCCGCATCGCCTTGCCCATCTTCGTCCGGGTGACCATGTACTGCAGGGCGGTCAGGAGGACGACCACCGTCACCAGGACGATGACCTGGATGTTGGAGAACTGAACACCGCCGACGTCCCACTGGGCGACGTTGAAGGGTCTCGGCACGACCCGGAAGTTCGGACCGAAGACGAACTTGAGACTCGTACCGTACTCGATGAAGAGTGAGACACCGATGGCGCTGATCAAAGCGGCGATTCGGGCCTGATAGCGGAGCGGCCGGTAGGCCAGGCGTTCGATGGTCACTCCGAGGACCGCGCAGACGGCCATGCTCAGGGGCACGGCGATGTAGAACGGCAGGCCCCAGCTGGCGGTTGAGAAAAAGGCCACAAACGCGCCGACCATGAAGACGTCGCCGTGGGCGAAGTTGATCAGGCGGATGATCCCGTAGACCATCGTGTAGCCGAGGGCGATTAGG
It includes:
- a CDS encoding ABC transporter ATP-binding protein, whose protein sequence is MPVLEIKDLNKNFGGLRAVANFNLSMDQGELVGLIGPNGAGKTTVFNLVTQMIPPSSGGAAFQGQSLVGLKPFQVCRRGIARTFQNIRLFKDITVLDNVRVSFCNHLGYDLFGAALHLPVFGRSEAALTARSRDILGLLGLADKQYEVAGSLPYGQQRRLEIARALATDPKLLLLDEPAAGMNPAEVTALVELIRSVKTQFSLTVLLIEHQMGLVMNLCERIVVMDFGQIIAGGTPAEVQDNPKVLEAYLGRAVA
- a CDS encoding branched-chain amino acid ABC transporter permease; its protein translation is MKQKFTGGLPFVLAAAAVFFALREVLGITEIVNAYWQLILDQAMIITIASIGLSIIYGFCGQFSLGHAAFYGLGAYAAGLISKLYGHGNYGVFLLGLVAAAAFAGMVAFLIGRPILRLRSDYLGIATMGFGIIVKVLMDYSNKWIPATNGATGMTGVPQIAKFPAVFIVLLLVVLLVRNLRLSSFGRAWMAVRDDEIAADAMGVDTTRVKTLAFVLGCALAGLAGGLYAHRYPIVHPSSFDFLKSFDFLIIVVAGGLGSLSGTVVTGISWVFLLEVLRAVLGQSFIDFRGVLYALALILVIILRPKGLLSGLEWQALIPRHVPGARSAGRPAEPGADGSMKGGMPDAGA
- a CDS encoding branched-chain amino acid ABC transporter permease, which gives rise to MIEAINQILNGLQLGSVYALIALGYTMVYGIIRLINFAHGDVFMVGAFVAFFSTASWGLPFYIAVPLSMAVCAVLGVTIERLAYRPLRYQARIAALISAIGVSLFIEYGTSLKFVFGPNFRVVPRPFNVAQWDVGGVQFSNIQVIVLVTVVVLLTALQYMVTRTKMGKAMRAVSFDHDAARLMGINVDAIISYTFALGSALAAAGGVLYSAAYPQINPFMGIMPGLKAFTAAVLGGIGNIPGAMLGSLIMGEVDVLSAAYLSSRLRDVFSFSILILVLLIKPSGLLGKAGPEKV